A part of Zonotrichia leucophrys gambelii isolate GWCS_2022_RI chromosome 7, RI_Zleu_2.0, whole genome shotgun sequence genomic DNA contains:
- the GCG gene encoding pro-glucagon, with the protein MKDKDCSKNLNEMKMKSIYFVAGLLLMIVQGSWQNPLQDTEEKSRSFKASHSEPIEESRPLNEVKRHSQGTFTSDYTKYLDTRRAQDFVQWLMSTKRNGQQAQEDTENNKVPDQLSSNAISKRHAEYERHAEGTYTSDITSYLEGQAAKEFIAWLVNGRGRRDFPEKALVAEEMGRRHADGTFTSDINKVLDDMAAKEFLKWLINTKVTQRDLLEEYQ; encoded by the exons ATGAAAGACAAGGATTGTAGTAAGAATTTAAATGA aatgaaaatgaaaagcatttattttgttgCTGGTCTCCTTTTAATGATAGTTCAAGGCAGCTGGCAAAATCCTCTTCAAGATACAGAGGAGAAATCAAG ATCATTCAAAGCTTCCCATTCTGAGCCAATAGAGGAATCCAGACCGCTGAATGAAGTGAAACGTCACTCACAAGGCACATTCACCAGTGATTACACCAAGTACCTGGACACCAGACGAGCTCAGGACTTTGTGCAATGGTTAATGAGCACTAAAAGAAATGG CCAACAAGCTCAGGAGGACACAGAAAATAACAAAGTCCCTGACCAGCTCTCAAG CAATGCCATCTCCAAGCGCCACGCTGAGTATGAGAGACATGCTGAGGGCACCTACACCAGTGACATCACCTCTTATTTGGAAGGTCAAGCTGCCAAAGAGTTCATTGCTTGGTTAGTGAATGGACGAGGAAGAAGAGA TTTCCCAGAAAAAGCTCTTGTGGCTGAAGAAATGGGTCGGAGACATGCAGATGGCACTTTCACCAGTGATATCAACAAAGTCCTTGATGACATGGCTGCCAAAGAGTTCCTAAAATGGCTCATTAATACAAAAGTTACCCAAAG agacCTTTTGGAAGAATACCAgtaa